The DNA window ATAACCAGTTGTTGGATGTCACCGGCAACGAATTGCAGCTAGATTCAACCACTTCAGCTGCCATCAATAACACTCTCAACACACTGAACAGCTCGTCCAACTATGGTTGGTACATCAACCTTAATGAACGAGCCGGCGAAAAAGTTCTCTCCTCCCCTTTGGCCTTTAACAAGGTCGCCTATTTCACCACCTACACCCCGAACACGGTGGTCACTCCCGATCCTTGCCAGCCTGGGAACCTAGGGGTTTCACGCCTATATGCGGTGAACTACAAGACCGGCGAGGCGGTGCTCAACTTCAATAACGCCGTCAGCACCCCCTCCACCAACAATGACAACCAGTCGACGACGAACAATGCCCGTGCTCGCAGCAAAGACGGAAAAGTTCTTCGCCGGGCAGACCGATCGATCACCCTGGGGGTTGGAATACCCTCCGGCCTGGTGGTCGTCATGCCGCCCAGCGGTGATGCCGAGCTGCTGATCGGCTGCGGCGGTGGTCTGTGCAGCGAAGACCCGGTGGCCGGTGGAACGATCATTCCCATCTATTGGATGCAGTGGTAGGAGGGAGTCAGGAATGGGGACGTTGAAGCGGACGCTCTGCATGGTGATCCTCCTGGCGGCGCCGGTTCATTTCGGCTGTGATCGCACGGAGGTGGTCGCGCCGGAAAAACCTGCGGTTGCTACGAGTGCGTCAAGCGAGCGGGAGTCGGCCCTGCCTGCATTGCCAGCGGTGTCCGCTTCGGCCACAACCGCTGAAGTTGTCGGAGGGGTGGAATCCAGCGCAGGCGGTAACAGACCGCCGCAAGTGATCGCTGTTCCTTTCAGGGAGCCTCGGATCCGCCGGGGCGTCGATATCGAAGTGATGCCGGAGGGATCAGATCCCGACGGGGATCTGGTGACCTTCCGTATCGACTGGTTCATCAACGGCGAGAGACTGCCCGACTTCAATGAGCCTGTTTTGCCAGGGGACCGGTTCCAGAAAGGGGATCGGATCGCCTTGCGGATCATCCCCTCCGATGGCAAGACGGACGGGTTGCCGTTCTCCGGCCAGCCATTCGCCGTGCCTAACGCCCCCCCGCATTTTGTTTCCAGTCCTCCCTTGCAGTTCCAGGCGGAGAGCTATGTCTATGAGGCCCGGGCCGAAGACTCTGACGGGGATGTCTTGACCTACCGCTTGGAAGGAGGGCCGCCGGGGATGACCATCGATGCCGATACCGGCAAGGTCACCTGGCAGATCGGCCAGGAGCAGGCCGGTGGCCACATGGTCAGGATCGTGGCCCTCGACAATGAGGGCCTGAAAGCCGTTCAGGAATACACATTGACCATCAGGATCGAAAAGCAGGAGGCAAATTGAGAAGGCGCGCCCGGGGTTTTACCCTGATCGAACTGATTATAGTCATGGCGATCGTCGGCATCCTGGCCGCAGTCGCCACACCCTACTACCTGGATTGGATCAGGGGCGCCCGCTACCGCGAAGCGGCCCGCAACCTTGCCTCGACCCTTCGGGAAGCCCGCAGCAGAGCCATCGCCACGAACCTGGAACATGAGGTTCAGGTCGACACAGATGGCGCCAGGTACCGCTTGATCCGGGGGGATCAGGCCAACAACACGCCGAATCCGCTCGCGCATTCAGACGACGATGGAAATGCCAACTGGACAATCGTGATGGGCTGGGTCGAACTGGACCCCGTGGAGGTTCAGCTTAAAAGCACCCAAACCTGCAACAGTGATGCGGATGTGAACTTCGAGGTGAACCCTAACGGCACCGCTGTGTCGGGCTACATCTGTATCATGGACAAGAGCGCCACGCCGGTCAGAAAGCATCTGGTCGGCATTGCTTCCTCGACCACTGGCCGGGTCGTCATCACCAAGTAGTCTTCGTCCTGCTCCCTTCCCCAACCGTTGTCTGGCGCGCCTGCCGCCCGTCCTTTTTCCCC is part of the Desulfuromonadales bacterium genome and encodes:
- a CDS encoding Ig domain-containing protein yields the protein MKRTLCMVILLAAPVHFGCDRTEVVAPEKPAVATSASSERESALPALPAVSASATTAEVVGGVESSAGGNRPPQVIAVPFREPRIRRGVDIEVMPEGSDPDGDLVTFRIDWFINGERLPDFNEPVLPGDRFQKGDRIALRIIPSDGKTDGLPFSGQPFAVPNAPPHFVSSPPLQFQAESYVYEARAEDSDGDVLTYRLEGGPPGMTIDADTGKVTWQIGQEQAGGHMVRIVALDNEGLKAVQEYTLTIRIEKQEAN
- a CDS encoding prepilin-type N-terminal cleavage/methylation domain-containing protein: MRRRARGFTLIELIIVMAIVGILAAVATPYYLDWIRGARYREAARNLASTLREARSRAIATNLEHEVQVDTDGARYRLIRGDQANNTPNPLAHSDDDGNANWTIVMGWVELDPVEVQLKSTQTCNSDADVNFEVNPNGTAVSGYICIMDKSATPVRKHLVGIASSTTGRVVITK